The Geminocystis sp. NIES-3708 genomic sequence TTCGCCTTCTCGTAATAAATGGGTTGTTAATCCACGGAGAAGGGCTTTTCTTTGGTCTGCTGGTAAGCCTAATAAAGGCACTTTACAACGGTGACGCATTAATTTCCTCCTTAAATTATTAATTAATTCACGAATTTTTTAGTCTTCTAGTCTGTTAAAACTAAGGTGTTGCAACAGGTTCAGCACTTTCGATTAAATCTCCAGAAGGTGGTTCTTTAATCTTGCCTTCCGCTAAAGTGATGCCTAGACGCTGTTGGAGAGCTTCTATTACCTCTTCTGCCGATTTTTGACCGAAATTCTTAATTTCTAAGAGATCATCCTGAGAATACTCTAACAAATCAGCTACAGTGTTAATTTGAGCTCGTTTGAGACAGTTATAAGCACGAACCGACAGATTTAGTTCTTCAATAGGAATTTGACTTGCTGGATCTTCAGGCTCTTCGGGTTCTTCAGGTTTACCTGTGATACCTGTTGCATCGGTTAAAGGTGAAAATAACTCCACTAAAATTTTCGACGCATCAGAAAGAGCTTCTTCTGGTTTAATACTGCCATTTGTCCAAATCTCTAAAATTAGGCGATCAGCTAAATCTCCTTCAAAACGGATTTCTTCTACCGTGAAGTTAACTTTATTTACAGGCATAAACACAGAATCGATCTGCAAAAAGTCGAGAGAACTACTTTCATCCTTACCTTTTTGAATGGCACGATAACCT encodes the following:
- a CDS encoding DNA-directed RNA polymerase subunit alpha, yielding MAVFKIDCLVNKTQKNQGQYGKFVLDPLERGQGITLGNSLRRVLLSNLEGAAVTAVRIAGVNHEFAVVEGVREDVLEIMLNMKGIVFKSYTHTAQIGRLVATGPCTVTAAQFDLPSEIEVVEPSQYICTLGKGAKLEMEFRVEKGKGYRAIQKGKDESSSLDFLQIDSVFMPVNKVNFTVEEIRFEGDLADRLILEIWTNGSIKPEEALSDASKILVELFSPLTDATGITGKPEEPEEPEDPASQIPIEELNLSVRAYNCLKRAQINTVADLLEYSQDDLLEIKNFGQKSAEEVIEALQQRLGITLAEGKIKEPPSGDLIESAEPVATP